The following are encoded together in the Pseudoalteromonas shioyasakiensis genome:
- a CDS encoding 2OG-Fe(II) oxygenase, with amino-acid sequence MTDFIRVYENALSKEFCDNFITVFEQSPHLKQGITSGGVDLAKKDSRDLYLNNHPEYAEQLKHIQQTTAGYVFKYLEEHIFMMIGAFGLKVYHPQTGKPVDLTQDNFEEVGKPQLPLLVQQIFRMGPIQAQKYDINKGGYPYWHSEVYPQAGHNEALHRVLLFMFYLNDVEEGGETEFYYQQRKISPKQGSMVVAPGYFTHTHRGNKPISNDKYILTSWVLFNRAEQIYGQPQS; translated from the coding sequence AATTTTGCGACAACTTTATCACGGTATTTGAACAAAGCCCGCATTTAAAACAAGGCATTACCTCAGGCGGAGTAGATTTAGCGAAAAAAGACAGCCGCGATTTATACCTTAATAACCACCCAGAATACGCTGAGCAACTAAAGCATATTCAACAAACGACTGCGGGTTACGTCTTCAAATACCTTGAAGAGCATATTTTTATGATGATTGGTGCCTTTGGTTTAAAGGTTTACCACCCGCAAACAGGCAAACCTGTTGACTTAACACAGGATAACTTTGAAGAAGTCGGCAAACCACAATTGCCATTACTCGTGCAGCAAATTTTCCGCATGGGTCCAATTCAAGCACAGAAATACGATATCAATAAAGGTGGCTACCCTTATTGGCATAGCGAGGTATATCCGCAAGCGGGCCACAACGAAGCCCTACATCGCGTGCTGTTATTTATGTTCTATTTAAATGATGTAGAAGAAGGTGGTGAAACTGAGTTTTACTATCAACAACGAAAAATATCACCAAAACAAGGCTCTATGGTCGTAGCACCGGGCTATTTTACCCACACGCACCGTGGTAATAAGCCAATTTCAAATGATAAGTATATTTTAACCTCGTGGGTCTTATTCAACCGCGCGGAACAAATTTATGGCCAACCACAATCCTAG
- the envZ gene encoding two-component system sensor histidine kinase EnvZ: MGMFPRSAFGQTVFLVAALLLINQIVSYITVSFYVVKPTIEQVNLILSKQVKTVFIEWEEGVEVSKEASDKFFEITGIEVMTQRQAMSEGLAETREYSMLSRSMSKELNGSARVRISQTDPLVYWVEAPQAPGYWVRVPLTGLQENNLKFLTFYLSSIGFLSVLGGWLFARHLNRPLKALQQAAVKVGVGDFSTKLEEQGSTEVIEVTRAFNQMSRGIAALENDRRLLMAGVSHDLRTPLTRIRLATEMMSDDEDYLREGIIHDIEDMNAIIDQFIEYLRHHKREELELEDLNAIVSEVVEAEQKHHRTITFKENPSLSEVPVSMIAIKRVVTNMIENAIRYSDGDIEVETRVSSNKKFAMVVVNDHGPGIPESELETVFEPFKQGDAARGSEGSGLGLAIIKRIVDMHGGRVQLLNRPEGGLSAQIYLPF; this comes from the coding sequence ATGGGCATGTTTCCACGTAGTGCGTTTGGACAAACGGTGTTTTTGGTTGCGGCCCTGCTGTTAATCAATCAAATTGTCTCTTATATCACGGTTAGTTTTTATGTTGTAAAACCAACTATAGAACAAGTAAACCTGATCCTTTCGAAACAGGTGAAAACCGTGTTTATTGAATGGGAAGAAGGGGTTGAGGTAAGCAAAGAAGCCTCTGACAAGTTTTTTGAGATCACCGGTATCGAAGTGATGACCCAGCGCCAAGCTATGAGTGAGGGGTTGGCTGAAACTCGCGAGTACTCCATGCTATCGCGCAGTATGTCGAAAGAGCTCAATGGCTCTGCTCGGGTACGAATTAGCCAAACCGATCCACTTGTTTATTGGGTTGAAGCACCGCAAGCACCGGGTTATTGGGTACGTGTGCCGCTCACAGGCCTACAAGAAAACAACCTAAAATTCTTAACCTTTTATTTATCGAGTATTGGCTTTTTAAGTGTGCTCGGTGGTTGGTTGTTTGCCCGCCATCTAAATAGACCTTTAAAAGCACTGCAACAAGCCGCTGTTAAAGTAGGGGTAGGTGACTTTTCTACCAAATTAGAAGAGCAAGGCTCTACTGAAGTCATTGAAGTAACCCGTGCGTTTAACCAAATGTCGCGTGGCATTGCTGCCCTTGAGAATGACCGGCGATTATTAATGGCGGGTGTTTCCCATGACTTGCGTACGCCGCTTACGCGTATTCGCCTTGCCACCGAAATGATGTCGGACGATGAAGATTATCTGCGTGAAGGGATCATTCATGATATTGAAGACATGAATGCCATTATCGACCAATTCATTGAATATTTACGTCACCACAAACGTGAAGAACTTGAGCTAGAAGACTTAAACGCGATTGTTTCAGAAGTTGTCGAAGCTGAACAAAAACATCACCGCACTATTACCTTTAAAGAGAATCCGAGCTTAAGCGAAGTGCCAGTGAGTATGATTGCAATAAAGCGTGTTGTTACTAATATGATTGAAAACGCAATTCGCTATTCAGATGGTGATATAGAGGTTGAAACCCGCGTGAGCAGTAATAAAAAGTTTGCCATGGTAGTGGTTAACGATCACGGTCCGGGTATTCCTGAAAGCGAACTTGAAACTGTATTTGAACCGTTCAAACAAGGTGATGCGGCACGAGGTAGTGAAGGCAGTGGTTTAGGTCTTGCGATAATTAAGCGCATTGTTGATATGCACGGCGGCCGAGTACAACTACTTAATCGCCCAGAAGGTGGTCTCAGTGCGCAAATCTATTTGCCGTTTTAA
- the ompR gene encoding osmolarity response regulator transcription factor OmpR: MGHETTKVLVVDDDMRLRSLLERYLVEQGFIVRSAANSEQMDRLLERENFHLIVLDLMLPGEDGLSICRRLRQKENDIPIVMLTAKGDEVDRIIGLELGADDYIPKPFNPRELLARIKAILRRRAKEVPGAPAAEENEISFGDFTLNLATREMSHGDKTMSLTSGEFAVLKALVTHPREPLSRDKLMNLARGRDYSALERSIDVQVSRLRRMIEVDAANPRYIQTVWGLGYVFVPDGEK, from the coding sequence ATGGGACACGAAACGACAAAAGTATTGGTTGTTGATGACGATATGCGCTTACGTAGTTTGCTAGAGCGTTACCTTGTAGAACAAGGCTTTATTGTTCGCTCAGCAGCAAATTCAGAGCAGATGGATCGCTTATTAGAGCGCGAGAACTTCCACTTGATAGTATTAGATTTAATGTTACCAGGTGAAGATGGTTTATCAATTTGCCGTCGTTTACGTCAAAAAGAAAATGACATTCCAATTGTAATGCTTACAGCCAAAGGCGATGAAGTTGACCGTATAATCGGTTTAGAGCTTGGTGCTGATGATTACATTCCTAAACCATTCAACCCACGTGAACTGTTAGCGCGTATTAAAGCAATTTTACGTCGTCGTGCTAAAGAAGTGCCAGGTGCGCCTGCTGCCGAAGAAAACGAAATTAGCTTTGGTGACTTCACACTAAACCTTGCGACCCGCGAAATGAGCCATGGTGATAAAACAATGTCGTTAACCAGTGGTGAGTTTGCGGTATTAAAAGCATTAGTGACTCATCCTCGTGAACCGCTTAGTCGCGATAAACTGATGAACTTAGCGCGTGGCCGAGATTACAGTGCGCTTGAGCGCAGTATCGATGTTCAGGTTTCACGCTTACGTCGTATGATTGAAGTGGATGCTGCTAATCCTCGTTATATCCAAACGGTATGGGGCTTAGGCTACGTATTTGTGCCAGACGGTGAAAAATAA
- the greB gene encoding transcription elongation factor GreB translates to MAKTNLITREGYQQLQQEHDYLWHEKRPEITKIVTWAASLGDRSENADYQFNKRVLRQIDRRVRYLRKRMPDLKIVDYNPQQAGKVFFGAWVEIENEQGETKRFRIVGPDEIYERKDYISIDAPMARALLGKQVDDDFSVITPEGAKEWYINEITYPDAK, encoded by the coding sequence ATGGCAAAGACAAATTTAATAACCCGAGAAGGGTATCAGCAATTACAACAAGAACATGACTACTTATGGCATGAAAAGCGCCCTGAAATTACCAAAATTGTTACTTGGGCAGCAAGCTTAGGCGACCGTTCAGAAAACGCCGATTATCAATTTAATAAACGTGTTTTACGACAGATAGATCGCCGTGTACGCTATCTTCGTAAACGCATGCCAGATCTTAAAATTGTTGACTACAACCCACAGCAGGCTGGTAAAGTGTTTTTTGGTGCTTGGGTCGAAATTGAGAATGAGCAAGGCGAAACAAAGCGCTTTCGTATTGTCGGCCCCGACGAAATTTACGAGCGCAAAGATTACATTTCGATTGATGCACCTATGGCTAGAGCGCTACTAGGCAAACAGGTAGATGATGACTTTTCGGTGATCACGCCTGAAGGCGCAAAAGAATGGTATATCAACGAGATAACTTATCCTGATGCGAAATAA
- a CDS encoding CBS domain-containing protein: MNNFKELRLQDISNGALSNAVNEVEPTLDLTSPALKVLNSFTKKDPLRAHYGTTIVDALKQTNSCCSDFILVVDSEDKLLGITSSADLQSSKIMILAQRLNLHRDEITLHDVMTPLSSLAGVSLQSISYASIGDALQTMEHQGMMFLLVTSAKQEICGLISAREIAKKLHIPVNINPIANGFSEVLQQVDHPH; encoded by the coding sequence ATGAATAATTTCAAAGAATTACGTCTTCAAGATATCTCTAATGGCGCATTATCTAATGCAGTGAATGAAGTTGAGCCAACACTAGATCTCACTTCTCCAGCTTTAAAAGTACTTAATAGCTTTACTAAAAAAGACCCTTTACGTGCACATTACGGCACCACTATTGTTGATGCTCTAAAGCAAACAAATAGCTGTTGCTCAGATTTTATTTTAGTGGTTGATAGCGAAGATAAACTACTCGGTATCACCTCTAGTGCTGATCTGCAAAGCTCAAAAATAATGATCCTTGCACAGCGCTTGAACTTACACCGTGACGAAATTACCTTACACGATGTAATGACGCCACTTAGCAGCTTAGCTGGTGTGAGCCTGCAAAGCATCAGCTACGCAAGTATTGGCGATGCACTGCAAACCATGGAACACCAAGGTATGATGTTCTTATTAGTAACCAGTGCTAAACAAGAAATATGTGGTTTGATTTCTGCTCGAGAGATCGCTAAAAAATTACATATCCCTGTTAATATCAACCCAATTGCTAATGGCTTTAGCGAAGTATTACAGCAGGTTGATCACCCGCACTAA
- a CDS encoding Tex family protein has product MSNISARLATELSAQQPQVVAAIKLLDEGATVPFIARYRKEVTGGLDDTQLRLLEQRLSYLRELEERRSFILNTIEEQGKLTAELSADINNADSKTELEDLYLPFKPKRRTKGQIAIEAGIEPLADALFNNPSLDPEQQASDYINTDAGFADNKAVLDGAKFILMERFAEDAKLLAKFRSHIAQHGQIESTVIAGQENEGVKYRDYFEHQEPLKKVPSHRALAMLRARNEGVLQLSINPEPSAENPAQVCAQMIADHYRLDVSNSAASAWLMGVVQWAWKIKLSLHLENEFLGAMREKAETGAIDVFAKNLKDLLMAAPAGPRTTLGLDPGLRTGCKIAVVDSTGKLLTTQTIFPHAPQNHWDKSLRTLEQLCRQHKVELIAIGNGTASRESDKLVAELIKANTELKLNKVMVSEAGASVYSASEFAANEFPNLDVSLRGAVSIARRLQDPLAELVKIEPKSIGVGQYQHDVSQSQLGQTLTSVVEDCVNSVGVDLNMASVPLLTRVSGLNKTLAQNIVSYRDANGSFSKRSELKKVERLGPKAFEQAAGFLRISTGTDPLDNSSVHPEAYPVVKRICEKNSLDVNSLIGNSDILNKLVANDYTDEKFGLPTVTDIIKELDKPGRDPRPEFKTAEFKAGVETINDLKPGMILEGVVSNVANFGAFVDVGVHQDGLVHISAITNKFISDPREVVKAGDIVKVKVVEVDAARKRISFTMRLDDDVDTSKKAAPASKPKPAAKAKSAPKQKREFGNVAMGNAFADAFANAKVKK; this is encoded by the coding sequence ATGAGCAATATCTCTGCACGCTTAGCAACAGAGCTAAGTGCCCAGCAACCACAAGTTGTTGCTGCAATCAAATTACTTGATGAAGGTGCCACAGTTCCTTTTATCGCCCGTTATCGTAAAGAAGTAACTGGTGGCTTAGATGACACGCAACTACGTTTACTTGAACAGCGCTTATCGTATTTACGTGAATTAGAAGAACGCCGTAGCTTTATCCTTAATACTATTGAAGAGCAAGGCAAACTAACAGCCGAGCTAAGTGCTGATATTAATAACGCTGACAGTAAAACTGAGCTTGAAGATTTATATCTGCCTTTCAAACCTAAACGTCGTACAAAAGGGCAAATTGCCATTGAAGCGGGTATTGAGCCGCTTGCCGATGCGCTATTTAACAACCCAAGTCTCGACCCAGAACAACAAGCAAGTGACTACATTAATACTGATGCAGGCTTTGCAGATAATAAAGCGGTGTTAGATGGCGCTAAATTTATCTTAATGGAACGCTTTGCTGAAGACGCCAAACTGCTAGCTAAATTCCGTAGTCATATCGCACAACATGGTCAAATTGAAAGTACTGTAATTGCTGGCCAAGAAAATGAAGGTGTAAAGTACCGCGACTACTTCGAGCATCAAGAACCGCTTAAGAAAGTACCATCACACCGTGCACTTGCTATGCTTCGTGCTCGTAATGAAGGCGTATTACAACTTAGTATCAACCCAGAGCCAAGCGCAGAAAACCCGGCGCAAGTGTGTGCACAAATGATTGCCGATCATTATCGCTTAGATGTTAGCAATTCTGCAGCAAGCGCTTGGTTAATGGGCGTAGTGCAATGGGCATGGAAAATTAAGTTAAGCCTTCACCTTGAGAATGAATTTTTAGGTGCAATGCGCGAAAAAGCAGAAACCGGCGCAATTGACGTTTTTGCTAAGAACCTAAAAGATTTATTAATGGCCGCTCCAGCAGGTCCACGTACCACGTTAGGTCTAGATCCTGGTTTACGTACTGGTTGTAAAATTGCCGTTGTAGATAGCACAGGCAAGCTGTTAACAACACAAACGATTTTCCCGCACGCACCACAAAATCATTGGGACAAATCGCTTCGTACTCTTGAGCAATTATGCCGCCAGCATAAAGTTGAGCTAATCGCTATTGGTAATGGTACGGCTTCACGTGAATCTGACAAATTAGTAGCTGAACTGATTAAAGCCAACACTGAGCTTAAACTTAATAAAGTGATGGTTAGTGAAGCAGGCGCTTCTGTTTATTCGGCATCTGAGTTTGCCGCTAATGAATTCCCTAACCTTGATGTTTCACTACGTGGTGCTGTGTCTATTGCGCGCCGCTTACAAGATCCACTTGCTGAGCTGGTAAAAATTGAGCCTAAATCAATCGGTGTAGGTCAGTATCAGCACGATGTATCGCAAAGCCAACTTGGTCAAACGCTAACATCCGTGGTTGAAGACTGTGTAAACTCAGTAGGTGTAGACTTAAATATGGCGTCGGTGCCACTACTGACTCGCGTATCTGGCTTAAACAAAACCTTAGCACAAAATATTGTTAGCTACCGTGATGCAAATGGCTCATTTAGCAAACGCTCTGAACTTAAAAAAGTTGAACGTTTAGGGCCAAAAGCATTTGAGCAAGCTGCCGGTTTCTTACGTATCAGCACAGGCACAGATCCTCTTGATAACTCGTCAGTTCACCCTGAAGCCTACCCTGTTGTTAAGCGTATCTGCGAGAAGAACAGCTTAGATGTAAATAGTCTAATTGGTAACTCTGACATCCTAAACAAGCTCGTTGCGAACGACTACACAGACGAAAAATTTGGTTTACCAACGGTTACCGACATTATCAAAGAACTTGATAAACCAGGTCGTGACCCGCGCCCTGAGTTTAAAACAGCTGAATTTAAAGCCGGTGTTGAAACCATTAACGACCTAAAACCCGGTATGATTTTAGAAGGTGTAGTGTCTAACGTTGCTAACTTTGGTGCCTTCGTTGATGTGGGCGTACACCAAGATGGTTTAGTGCATATTTCTGCGATTACTAACAAGTTTATCTCTGATCCACGTGAAGTGGTTAAAGCTGGCGATATTGTAAAAGTAAAAGTAGTTGAAGTAGATGCTGCTCGTAAACGTATTAGCTTTACCATGCGTTTAGACGATGATGTTGATACCAGTAAGAAAGCCGCACCAGCTAGCAAACCTAAGCCAGCTGCGAAAGCGAAAAGTGCACCTAAGCAAAAACGCGAATTTGGCAATGTTGCCATGGGTAATGCCTTTGCAGATGCATTTGCCAATGCAAAAGTGAAAAAATAA
- a CDS encoding putative metalloprotease CJM1_0395 family protein — protein sequence MNIVTPFPSININTANVHTESARRDNQLREVIPPPAATKPSNAENKTLNDGDKTKQPGSEAGTYDAKGRLAEDKVIEERQQGSEQGEPEQSEQEQQEAKQEQQKEQKVAEQEQQDAEQIKELKARDTEVRIHEQAHATVGGQYAGSPSYEYQRGPDGTNYAVGGEVQIDVAEIKGDPKATIEKMQTVRAAALAPQEPSSADRSIAADATQKLMSAQAELASQSADVDADSGNSTFKINSDYAEDSATQTSETKTAKRDVEVDERAARIANFYQAATSPTNQNQFSAFI from the coding sequence ATGAATATCGTCACTCCGTTTCCTTCGATTAATATCAACACGGCGAATGTACACACTGAAAGTGCTCGCCGTGATAATCAGTTACGTGAAGTGATCCCACCTCCTGCTGCTACTAAGCCGAGTAACGCAGAAAATAAAACCCTGAATGATGGCGACAAAACCAAGCAGCCAGGTTCTGAGGCGGGTACGTATGATGCTAAAGGTCGTCTTGCTGAAGACAAAGTGATTGAAGAGCGCCAACAAGGTAGCGAACAAGGCGAGCCTGAACAATCAGAGCAAGAACAGCAAGAAGCTAAACAAGAGCAGCAAAAAGAGCAAAAGGTTGCTGAGCAAGAGCAACAAGACGCTGAGCAAATTAAAGAGCTAAAAGCCCGCGATACCGAAGTGCGTATTCATGAACAAGCGCATGCGACGGTTGGTGGTCAATATGCAGGCTCGCCAAGCTATGAGTATCAACGCGGCCCTGATGGTACAAACTATGCTGTGGGCGGCGAGGTGCAAATTGATGTTGCTGAAATTAAAGGCGACCCAAAAGCTACAATCGAAAAAATGCAGACGGTGCGTGCAGCTGCGCTTGCACCACAAGAGCCTTCAAGTGCTGACCGCTCAATTGCTGCCGATGCCACACAAAAGCTTATGTCAGCGCAAGCTGAGCTTGCCAGTCAATCAGCTGATGTCGATGCTGACTCAGGCAATTCGACTTTCAAAATAAACAGTGATTATGCCGAAGATAGCGCTACTCAAACCAGCGAAACCAAAACAGCAAAGCGTGATGTTGAAGTAGACGAGCGCGCAGCACGTATTGCTAATTTTTATCAAGCGGCAACCTCGCCCACTAACCAAAACCAGTTCTCTGCCTTTATTTAA
- the bioH gene encoding pimeloyl-ACP methyl ester esterase BioH yields MQNEMVLLHGWGMNQGVWQVIKPELEFFHDGEVRCLDLPGFGNAQSIPTPYTLHAAAEQLSTQLNEKSILVGWSLGGLFALYIAAHWPDKVAKVVLVASTPFFAQTDEWPGIKPDVLNAFKDQLVSHREKTIERFLAIQAMGSESARDDIKQLKALLNQYPAPQEQALSAGLDILQQDDLRELFANLSVPVRGIFGRLDSLVPYRAIEKMHAIQPQFEYEVLDKASHAPFISHKAAFISALKSMC; encoded by the coding sequence ATGCAAAATGAGATGGTGCTATTACATGGCTGGGGAATGAACCAAGGGGTTTGGCAAGTGATCAAACCTGAGCTTGAGTTTTTTCATGATGGTGAAGTCCGATGCCTTGATTTACCTGGCTTTGGTAACGCACAGTCTATTCCCACACCTTACACTTTGCATGCTGCAGCTGAGCAACTAAGTACACAGCTAAATGAAAAGTCTATTCTTGTTGGCTGGTCGTTGGGCGGGCTTTTTGCCTTGTATATTGCAGCACATTGGCCTGACAAAGTAGCAAAGGTTGTGTTGGTTGCCTCAACACCCTTTTTTGCGCAAACTGACGAATGGCCGGGTATCAAACCTGACGTATTAAATGCATTTAAAGATCAGCTAGTTAGTCACAGAGAAAAAACGATAGAACGGTTTTTGGCGATACAAGCAATGGGCAGTGAATCAGCACGGGATGATATTAAGCAACTTAAAGCACTTTTAAACCAATACCCAGCGCCTCAAGAGCAAGCTTTAAGTGCGGGCTTAGACATTTTACAACAGGATGATTTGCGTGAGCTATTCGCTAACCTTAGCGTACCTGTGCGTGGTATTTTCGGTCGCTTAGATTCGTTGGTACCTTATCGTGCGATTGAAAAAATGCATGCCATACAGCCCCAGTTTGAATACGAAGTTTTAGATAAAGCCTCACATGCGCCTTTTATATCTCATAAAGCGGCATTTATATCAGCACTGAAATCAATGTGTTAA
- a CDS encoding ComF family protein → MSHLPHALKLGLDALFPNFCISCQNHIQANQALCQYCLDDLNLFDLTRHPNLLHRPDICDAFPDSNFDHLIACAWYQAPFKLWLKQLKFNDQQFFRVALIQVIDKQLQIARQVNVTWPDLFIVLPLHNQRFLARGFNQVSQTWLPVLKNQQCTVSSALYKQKATKAQSQLSKAKRVKNLQNAFICQQDLTGKTVAIIDDVMTSGATINAATEAIKSAGAKQVWAMLTCLTGLGNLHYD, encoded by the coding sequence ATGTCTCACTTACCCCATGCCTTAAAACTAGGGCTAGACGCACTCTTCCCCAACTTTTGCATTAGCTGCCAGAATCACATACAGGCTAATCAAGCTTTGTGTCAGTATTGTTTAGATGACCTTAATTTATTTGACCTTACACGCCACCCAAACCTGTTACACAGACCCGATATCTGTGATGCATTTCCTGATAGTAATTTTGATCATTTAATTGCCTGTGCGTGGTATCAAGCACCTTTTAAACTTTGGCTCAAGCAATTGAAATTTAACGACCAGCAGTTTTTTCGTGTGGCACTTATACAAGTGATAGACAAACAGTTGCAAATCGCTCGTCAGGTTAATGTAACTTGGCCTGATCTTTTTATTGTGCTGCCACTGCATAATCAACGCTTTTTAGCGCGCGGCTTTAATCAGGTAAGCCAAACTTGGCTGCCTGTTTTGAAAAACCAGCAATGTACTGTTAGCTCAGCTCTTTACAAGCAAAAAGCAACCAAAGCGCAATCACAGTTAAGCAAAGCGAAGAGAGTTAAAAATCTACAAAATGCCTTTATTTGTCAGCAAGATTTAACAGGAAAAACTGTGGCGATTATTGATGATGTGATGACCTCTGGCGCAACCATAAATGCTGCGACAGAAGCCATAAAAAGTGCAGGGGCAAAGCAAGTATGGGCTATGCTCACTTGCCTAACGGGGTTAGGCAACCTGCATTATGATTAA